In Rhodococcus rhodochrous, a single genomic region encodes these proteins:
- a CDS encoding helix-turn-helix domain-containing protein — protein sequence MTTFSAIAPGTDLSRYARELTRMHDAVIGGARSPMRPRPLVSRSWQRVLDAGLDPTGINERSRLSAAEVERRRRASALSAVIEDLQQVITPVADASHLLLVVTDADGVILWRSGSAPIRSRADALGFQEGTVWTESTVGTNAIGTALAEAAPVQLFSGEHFETTQHPWYCTAAPIHDPIRGDLLGIVDVSGPALTLHPAIIALVDTAVRLAESQLWRRHEVRLERLRTEAAPLLSSTRGPVLLVDEDGWVAHASGIAAERVAVPRHARPLTVPGMGLCVPERLSHGWLIRGAASSSRMRMVLHVSSSPTVEVFGDDDTWRSIVTARQAEILLLLHERGPDGMTVAALSRALYGDDDHAVSVRAEVSRLRRAIGDVIESKPYRLAGTVDLSLDLGADERLADSDFVRRSGAPGVRALGIAG from the coding sequence GTGACCACGTTCAGCGCGATCGCGCCCGGCACCGACCTGTCGCGCTACGCGCGCGAGTTGACGCGGATGCACGACGCGGTGATCGGCGGCGCCCGGTCACCCATGCGACCCCGCCCGCTCGTGTCCCGCTCGTGGCAGCGCGTGCTCGACGCGGGCCTCGATCCCACCGGCATCAACGAGCGCAGCCGGTTGTCGGCCGCGGAGGTCGAGAGACGTCGCCGCGCGTCCGCCCTCTCCGCGGTGATCGAAGATCTGCAGCAGGTGATCACACCTGTCGCCGACGCCTCCCACCTACTGCTGGTGGTGACGGACGCCGACGGCGTGATCCTGTGGCGCAGCGGTTCGGCACCGATCCGTTCGCGTGCCGATGCCCTCGGATTCCAGGAGGGGACGGTGTGGACCGAGTCGACGGTCGGCACCAACGCCATCGGGACGGCACTCGCGGAGGCCGCGCCCGTCCAACTGTTCTCCGGAGAACACTTCGAGACGACCCAGCACCCCTGGTACTGCACCGCCGCGCCGATCCACGATCCGATCCGTGGCGACCTGCTGGGCATCGTCGACGTCAGCGGCCCCGCTCTGACCCTGCATCCGGCCATCATCGCCCTCGTCGACACCGCCGTCAGGCTTGCCGAATCACAACTGTGGCGACGGCACGAGGTGCGGCTCGAACGGCTGCGCACCGAGGCAGCTCCCCTGCTGTCGTCGACGCGGGGACCGGTGCTGCTCGTCGACGAGGACGGCTGGGTCGCACACGCCTCCGGTATCGCCGCCGAACGGGTCGCGGTTCCGCGGCATGCCCGCCCACTGACCGTTCCCGGTATGGGACTGTGTGTGCCCGAGCGTCTTTCGCACGGCTGGCTGATCCGCGGCGCAGCCTCGTCGTCGCGCATGCGGATGGTGCTGCACGTGTCGTCGTCGCCGACGGTGGAGGTGTTCGGGGACGACGACACGTGGCGCAGCATCGTCACCGCGCGTCAGGCCGAAATCCTGCTGTTGCTGCACGAGCGCGGTCCGGACGGCATGACGGTCGCGGCGCTCAGCCGGGCCCTCTACGGGGACGACGACCACGCCGTGTCGGTCCGCGCTGAGGTGTCGAGGCTGCGCCGCGCGATCGGGGACGTGATCGAGAGCAAGCCGTACCGGCTCGCCGGCACCGTCGACCTGTCGCTGGATCTCGGAGCGGACGAACGCCTCGCCGACTCCGACTTCGTCCGCCGCTCCGGAGCACCCGGGGTGCGGGCACTCGGTATCGCCGGCTGA